The following are encoded together in the Candidatus Krumholzibacteriia bacterium genome:
- a CDS encoding potassium transporter TrkG — protein MNLDAVVRVLGLLLAATAIAMLVPFFVSLLAGEDAAPWFALCIGIGLALGAPTALLLRGRQDLRKRDGFVIVSVGWLVVGLFGAMPFWLSGQIPSFTDAAFESVSGFTTTGASILSDIEQRVVTDPDTGEAVTVGLQRGPLLWRSMIQWLGGMGIVVLSLAILPLLGVGGMQLFRAEAPGPSPDRLTPRIKETARLLWGVYCALSLSCMVALMIAGLGWYDALCHAFTTMATGGFSTQDTSIGGFANPAVESVLIVFMFLAGVNFSLHYAAIRGRLGAYLGDSEFKTYLSVVAVAG, from the coding sequence GTGAACCTCGACGCCGTGGTCCGCGTGTTGGGGCTGCTGTTGGCCGCCACGGCGATCGCCATGCTCGTGCCGTTCTTCGTGTCGTTGTTGGCGGGCGAGGACGCGGCGCCGTGGTTCGCCCTGTGCATCGGGATCGGTCTCGCGCTGGGCGCACCCACCGCCTTGTTGCTGCGTGGCCGGCAGGACCTGCGCAAGCGCGACGGCTTCGTGATCGTGAGCGTGGGATGGCTGGTCGTCGGACTGTTCGGCGCCATGCCCTTCTGGTTGTCGGGGCAGATTCCGTCGTTCACCGACGCCGCCTTCGAATCGGTGAGCGGGTTCACCACGACGGGGGCGTCGATCCTCTCGGACATCGAACAGCGGGTGGTGACGGATCCCGACACCGGGGAGGCGGTGACCGTCGGGCTGCAGCGGGGTCCCCTGCTCTGGCGCTCGATGATCCAGTGGCTGGGCGGCATGGGCATCGTGGTGCTGAGCCTGGCCATCCTGCCCCTGCTCGGAGTCGGCGGGATGCAGCTCTTCCGGGCCGAAGCGCCCGGGCCGTCCCCCGACCGGCTGACCCCGCGGATCAAGGAGACGGCCCGGCTACTCTGGGGCGTGTACTGCGCGCTCTCGCTGTCCTGCATGGTCGCGCTCATGATCGCGGGTCTGGGATGGTACGACGCGCTCTGCCACGCCTTCACCACCATGGCCACTGGTGGGTTCAGCACGCAGGACACGTCGATCGGCGGCTTCGCGAACCCGGCGGTCGAGAGCGTGCTGATCGTGTTCATGTTCCTGGCCGGCGTGAACTTCTCGCTGCACTACGCGGCGATCCGCGGCCGCCTGGGGGCATACCTCGGAGACAGCGAGTTCAAGACCTACCTGTCGGTGGTCGCGGTGGCGGGG
- the trkA gene encoding Trk system potassium transporter TrkA has product MMKIIIVGAGAVGSIVANRLSSANHDVVMIEADPDIVNEAKDHVDAMIQTGNGAACEVLEEAGVEKAGVLIAVTDVDEINILACLQADRYGVRTKVARVRNREYYRRAGEEDTTGQSSFEAIDQMINPDQEAVAEIHELLLQPAATDIYDFADGRVQVIGARIGSGAPVDGKSLSEIAGEVGSRWALVAAITRRQKTIIPTGDDKLLEGDHVFLVGRPGRINEALGRLTRPTPRPRAIMVAGANRIGVSLSEWLDRDGIHVKLIEPDEQRARWAGDRLEKTLPLRGEATDAELLEQEGVEKIDAFVAVSDDEEMNITSCLLARHYGASKTISLIKRPNYVPLAAVIGIDAAVSPRLSTARAIMRYFRHGNILSLTDLKDSDAEVLEVEATERSAAVGVQLAKLELPRNTILGAIIKPYQVVIPRGSDVIDPGDKVLVFTLPGRVKAVQKLFR; this is encoded by the coding sequence ATGATGAAGATCATCATCGTGGGCGCGGGCGCGGTGGGATCGATCGTCGCCAACCGCCTGTCGAGTGCGAACCACGACGTCGTCATGATCGAGGCCGATCCCGACATCGTGAACGAGGCCAAGGACCATGTCGACGCCATGATCCAGACGGGCAACGGCGCGGCCTGCGAGGTGCTCGAGGAGGCCGGCGTCGAGAAGGCCGGTGTCCTGATCGCCGTGACCGACGTCGACGAGATCAACATCCTGGCCTGCCTGCAGGCCGATCGCTACGGCGTGCGCACCAAGGTGGCCCGCGTGCGCAACCGCGAGTACTACCGCCGCGCCGGCGAGGAGGACACCACCGGGCAGTCGAGCTTCGAGGCCATCGACCAGATGATCAATCCCGACCAGGAGGCGGTGGCCGAGATCCACGAACTCCTCCTGCAGCCGGCGGCCACCGACATCTACGACTTCGCCGACGGACGCGTGCAGGTGATCGGCGCGCGCATCGGGTCGGGGGCCCCGGTCGACGGCAAGAGCCTGAGCGAGATCGCCGGCGAGGTCGGCAGTCGCTGGGCGTTGGTCGCGGCCATCACGCGCCGGCAGAAGACGATCATCCCCACCGGCGACGACAAGCTGCTCGAGGGCGACCACGTCTTCCTGGTGGGCCGACCGGGCCGGATCAACGAAGCCCTGGGCAGGCTCACCCGGCCCACACCGCGGCCGCGGGCGATCATGGTGGCCGGAGCCAACCGCATCGGCGTGTCGTTGTCCGAGTGGCTGGATCGCGACGGGATCCACGTGAAGCTGATCGAGCCCGACGAGCAGCGCGCGCGCTGGGCCGGCGACCGGCTCGAGAAGACACTGCCCCTGCGCGGCGAGGCCACCGACGCCGAACTGCTCGAGCAGGAGGGCGTGGAGAAGATCGACGCCTTCGTCGCCGTGAGCGACGACGAGGAGATGAACATCACCTCGTGTCTGCTCGCGCGGCACTACGGGGCGAGCAAGACGATCTCGCTGATCAAGCGTCCGAACTACGTGCCCCTGGCCGCGGTGATCGGAATCGACGCCGCCGTGAGCCCGCGTCTGTCGACCGCGCGCGCCATCATGCGCTACTTCCGCCACGGCAACATCCTCAGCCTGACCGATCTCAAGGACAGCGACGCCGAGGTGCTCGAGGTCGAGGCGACCGAGCGCAGCGCGGCGGTGGGGGTCCAACTGGCCAAGCTCGAACTGCCCCGCAACACGATTCTGGGTGCGATCATCAAGCCCTACCAGGTCGTCATCCCGCGCGGGTCCGACGTGATCGATCCGGGCGACAAGGTGCTCGTATTCACCCTGCCCGGTCGCGTGAAGGCCGTGCAGAAGCTGTTCAGGTAA